A window of Kineococcus rhizosphaerae genomic DNA:
CGGGCGCTGGGCCCTGCCCGGCGGTTTCGTGCGCCCCGACGAGGACCTGCCGGCGGCCGCCGAGCGCGAACTGGCCGAGGAGACCGGCCTGCCCCGCGGGCTGGTCCACCTCGAGCAGCTCGCCAGCTACGGCGCCCCGGGTCGCGACCCCCGCCAGCGCGTCGTGACGGTCTGCTACCTGGCCCTGGCCCCCGACCTGCCCGTCCCCCGCGCCGGGACCGACGCCGCCGACGCCCGCTGGTTCCCCGTCGCCGAGGCGCAGGGCCTCGCCTTCGACCACGACCATCTGCTGGCCGACGGCGTCGAGCGGGCCCGGTCCAAGCTGGAGTACAGCCCGCTCGCGACGGCCTTCTGCCCACCGGAGTTCACCGTCGCCGAACTCCGGAAGGTCTACGAGGCGGTGTGGGGCACCGGGCTGGACCCGCGCAACTTCCACCGCAAGGTGACGGGAGCGGCGGGTTTCCTCGACCCGACGGGCGCCACGACCACGCGCGACGGGGGGCGGCCCGCGGCCCTGTTCCGCCGGGGACCGGCCACGACCCTGCACCCGCCGCTGCTGCGCTGAGCGGACCCTGGAACCGGCCGCGTCCCTGGTCTAGGGTCGATCGACGTGCCCGTCTACCCCGCCCTCGTCGCGGCGGGGTTCCGCAGGTGGTCGACCTACCGGGCCGCGACGGCTGCCGGCGCCCTCACGAACTCCATCTTCGGGGCCATCAAGGCCGCCGTGCTCGTGGGGACCGTGGGTTCGGCGGGCGCCGTCGCGGGGTACGACCTGCAGCAGGCCGCGACCTACGCGTGGATCAGCCAGGCCCTGCTCGCCCCCGTGAGCGTCTTCGCCGACGACGAGGCCGCCCGGCGCGTGCGGACCGGCGACATCGCCGTCGACCTCGCCCGGCCCGTCGACCCGCAGCTCGCCGCGTGGGCCACCGACCTCGGCCGCGCGGCGTACCTGTTCCTGCCGCGCGGGATCCCTCCGCTGCTGCTGGGGGTCGTCCTGACGGGCCTGAGCCTGCCCCCCGGCCCGGTCCCCTACCTGCTCGGGGCGTGCTGCGCGGTGCTCGGGGTGTCGGTCTCCTTCGCGGCGCGCTGGCTGGTGAACCTCACGGCGTTCTGGCTGACGGAGATCCGCGGGCTGCTGCTGCTGTACACGGTGCTCGCGTCGTCGCTGACCGGCCTGGCGATCCCCGTGGCCTGGTTCCCCGGGTGGCTGGAGACCCTCGCGCACGCGACGCCGTTCCCCTCGATGCTGCAGGCGCCCATCGACGTCTTCCTCGGCCGGGCAACGGGATCGGAGGCCCTGCGCCTGATCGGGGTGCAACTCGGCTGGCTCGCGGGGCTGCTGCTGGCCGGGCGGGTCCTGCTGGGCGCAGGGTCGCGCAGGCTGGTGGTGCAGGGTGGCTGAGGACCGGTCCGCGCCGTACCGCGCCCTCCTGGGCTCGCGGATCCGGTCGCAACTGTCCTACCGGGCGTCCTTCGCCGCGGACCTGCTCGCGAACGTCGGCATCGGGGCCGGTGAGTTCGTGACGCTCTACGTCGTGTTCTCCCGGGCGAACACCCTGGGCGGGCTGGACGTGTGGCAGGCCTGCCTGGTGTTCGCCCTGGCCAACGTCACCTTCGCCGTCGGCGACCTCCTGCTCGGGCACGTCGACAACCTCCCGACCCACGTCCGCACCGGGACCCTCGACGCGTTCCTGCTGCGTCCGCTGCCCGTCCTGACCCAGCTGGCGACCTCCGACGTGTCGCTCAAGCGGATCGGGCGGGTCCTCGTCGCGGCCGCGGTGTTCGCCGTCGCGTGGCCGCACACGGGCGTCGAACTCGACGCCCGGGCCGCGCTCCTGCTGCTGGTGGCCGTCGTCGGCGGCACCGGGGTCTTCACGGCCGTGTTCGTCGTCGCGGGCGCCCTGCAGTTCTGGCTGCTGGACGGCAAGGAGGCGGTGAACTCGATCACCTACGGCGGGTCGAACGCCGCGCAGTACCCGGCGTCGTTGTACTCGGCCCCGCTGCGGTGGTTGTTCTGCTACGTCGTGCCCGCCGCGTTCGTCGCCTACCTGCCGGTCCTGGCCCTGCTCGGCGAACCCGGGCCGGCCGGGTTGCCGGCGTGGCTCGGCTGGTTCTCCCCCGTCGCCGCCGCGGCCGTGTGGGGCATCGCGCTGCTGCTGTGGCGCAGAGGGGTCCGGCACTACACGGGGAGCGGGTCGTGAACGCGCTGGAGATCGAGGACCTCGTCCGCGAGTACGTCGTGCGGGAGAAGGCGGACGGCCGGTTCCGTCGGCGCCGCAAGGTGGTCCGGGCCGTCGACGGCCTGTCGATGCGCGTCGCCGCGGGCGAGTCCGTGGGGTTCATCGGCGCCAACGGGGCCGGGAAGTCGACGACGGTCAAACTCCTCACCGGCATCCTCGTCCCCACGTCCGGGACGGTCCGCACGTGCGGGCTGGACCCCGTGACGCGCCGCCGCGACCTGGCCCGGCGCATCGGCGTCGTGTTCGGCCAGCGCAGCCAGCTCTGGTGGGACCTCCCGCTGCGCGAGTCGTTCCGCCTGCTGGCCGCCATCCACCGCCTACCGCCGACGGTGTGGCGGCCGAGGTTGCGCGACCTCGACGAACGGCTGGGCCTCGGCGAGTTCCTCACGACCCCCGTGCGGCAGTTGTCGCTGGGGCAGCGGATGCGCGGCGAGGTCGCCGCGGCCCTGCTGCACTCCCCCGGACTGCTGCTGCTGGACGAACCCACGATCGGGTTGGACGTGCTGTCCAGCGAACGCCTGCGGCAGTTCCTGCGGGCCGAACGCGCCGAACGGGGGACGACGCTGCTGCTGACGACCCACGACATGGGCGACGTGCAGCGGTTGTGCGACCGGGTCCTCGTCGTCGACCGCGGCCGCGCCGCCTACGACGGCGACCTGCCCGGGCTCGTCCGTCGCGTCGGCGCCCGGCGGGTCCTCGTCGTCGACCAGCGCGAGCCCGTCGAGCCCGCCCGCGTCGACGACGCCGAACTGCTCGCCGTCGAGGAGGGCGGGTTGCGGCTGCGGTACGCCTTCTCCGCGGAGGAGACCACCGCCGCCGCGGTCCTCGCCCAGGTCTCGCGCCGGTCCGACGTCAGCGACCTGTCGGTGGAGGAACCCGACATCGCCGACGTCCTGCGCACGCTCTACGCGACCTCGGTGGGCTCGGCGGGCAGGTCCGAGGCCTGAGCCAGCGCCCCCGCGGCGATCGCCTGCAGGGCCGCGAGGTGACCGGCGAGCTTGCGCCGGCCGTCGGCCGTCAGCGAGACCCAGGTGCGGGGTCGCTTGCCGACGAACCCCTTGCGGACCTTGACGTGGCCGGTCTCCTCCAGTCCCGACAGCGTCCGGGAAAGGGCCGAGTCGCTGAGCTCCAGCCGGTCGCGCACCGACTTGAAGTCCGCTTCGAGGCAGCCGGACAGGAACGCGACGACGGCGAGCTTGGTGGGGTGCTGGACGGCGGGGTCGAGCTGGGGTCCGGTACTCACGACCGCCCCTGCCGGGAGACCTGACGCCACAGCGGCACCGCGAAGAGGGCCCCCAGCAGGACCAGCCCGAACCCCGGGTCCCAGAAGGCGGAGACCAGCAGGCACACGGCGATGGCCCCGAAGTCGGTGAGGTTCTGGGCACGGGTGCGTGCGGGCTTGGTCCGCACCCGCTGGCGCAGGACGGCGGTGAAGAAGACGACGAAGAAGACCAGGAGCAGGCCCACCCCGACGCAGACCCCCGCGACGCTCCCGGCCCACGAGGAGACGGCCAGTGCGGCGAACCCGCCGACGTACGGGATCACCATGGCGGGGGCGACCCAGCGCGGGAACGGCTCGGGGCGGGCCGCGGCGACAGCAGCGGCGGCGGCGTTCAGGTCGTCCTGGGCGCGATCGGCTGTGTTCATGCCTCAGTTCTACAGAAGTACTTTCCATACGCGCAAGTACTTTCCGCGATGAATCACAAGGACGGCTGCAGCCGCCCCAGCACCGGGTTCCAGCCCACCACGGTCCGCGAGGAGATGACGCGGCCGTCGAGCTGGAACGGGTCGGCGTCCAGCAGCGCCTCGACCGCGGGCACGTCGGCCGCTTCGAACACCAGCAGGGCGCCGTCGTCGTCCGTGGGACCGGACAGGACGAGCTCGTCGAGGGAGGCCAGGTACTGCCGGTGCGCCGGGCGCACCGCGTCCCGGGCGCTGAGGTCGTCGGAGTAGGCGTAGGTCACGGCGAAGAACGGCATGGCCCGACGCTATCCGGCGGTCGCGGCGGCCGGGACGGGGCGTGCGTGCCGGGCCCCGTCCAGGCGCGGCATCACGAAGCCGACGAGCGGGCCGATGCCGAAGGCGAACACGACCGTGCCCACCCCGACGTTCCCGCCGAGGACCCAGCCGACCACCAGGGCCGAGACCTCGACGGCGCAGCGGCACAGCCAGATCGGCCGGCCCGTCCGGGCGTGCAGGCCGGTCATGAGCCCGTCGCGCGGACCGGGGCCGAGGCCGGCGCCGATGTAGACGCCGCTCGCGACGGCGAGCAGGACCATGCCGGCGGCGAACAGGGGCACCCGGACCGCGAGGAGGTCGGGGGCCGGCAGCAGGTCCACGGTCGTCTCGATCGCGGTGCCGACGAGCAGGACGTTGAGGACCGTGCCGATGCCGGGCCTCTGCCGCAACGGGATCCACAGCAGCAGCACGCCGATCCCGATGAGGTTGGTGAGCCAGCCGACCCCCACGCCGGTCGATCGGGACAGCCCCGTGGCCAGCACCGACCACGGGCCGACACCGACGTGGGCGCTCACCATCAGCCCCTCGGCGACGCCGTAGAGGACGAGACCGGCGAGGAGCCGGAGGACACGGGGGAAGGACACTGGCCTGCTCACTCCTCGAGTGGACCGCACGATTGGCCTTCAAGAACAGTGCCAATCCGCCTAGAGTGGCCTGGTGGCTTCCCTCTCCGCGTCCAGTCTGCGCCACCTGCTGGGCGATTGGCACGACGACGGCCCCGCCCTGCGCGCCCTTGCCGACCGCATCCGGCTGCTGCTGCTCGACGGCCGCATCCCCTCCGGGACGCGCCTGCCCGCCGAACGCGAGCTCGCCGCCGCCCTGTCGGTGAGCCGGACCACCGTCGCCGCCGCGTACGCCCGGCTGCGCGACCAGGAGCACCTGCACAGCGTCCGCGGCTCCGGCAGCGTCCTGCGGCTGCCCGCCGGGGAACAGCCTGCCGAGGCGCCCCACCGGAGCCCCGCGACCGTCGACCTGACGCGCGCCGCCCTGCCCGCCGCTCCCGAGGTGCAGGCCGCCGTCGAGGCGGCCGTCGCCGACCTGCGCGCCCACCTGCCCGGCGACGGGTACGAGCTGCTCGGGGTGGCGGACCTGCGGCGCGCGGTCGCCGACCGGTACACCGCCCGGGGACTGCCCACCACCGCCGAGGAGGTGCTCGTGACGCTCGGCGCCCAGCACGCCGTGGGACTGGTGTGCCGGGCGGTGCTGACCCCCGGGGACCGCGTCCTCGTGGAGTCGCCCGGCTACCCGCACGCGCTGGACGCGGCCCGCGCGGCCGGGGGCCGGCCCGTCGCCGTGCCCGTCACGGCCGCCGCCGGTCCCGGGTCCGGCGGCTGGGACGAGGAGGCGCTCCAGGAGGCCTTCTCCCGCACCCGCCCCGCGCTGGCCTACCTCATGCCCGGGTTCCACAACCCGACCGGGTCGGTGATGCCCGCCGACCAGCGGCGCCGGGTCGTCGACCTCGCCCGCCGGCACGGGACCCGGCTCGTGGTCGACGAGACGACCAACGACCTCGCCTTCGACGGCGAGGTCCCGGCACCGTTCCCGGCCGACGTCGTGCACGTCGGGTCGGCCGCGAAGTCGCTGTGGGGCGGGTTGCGCATCGGCTGGGTGCGGGCCGACGCGGCCACCGTGCGCCACCTCGCGGCCCACCGGGCCCCGTGGGAGCTGGGGACCCCCGTGTTCGAGCAGCTCGTCGTCGCCCGCTGCCTGCCGCGGCTCGACGAGATCCTCGTGGGCCGCCGCCGTGAACTGCGCTCGCGGCGCGACGCGCTCGTCACCGGGCTCGCCGCGCAGCTGCCGGAGTGGGAGGTGCCGCACGTCGA
This region includes:
- a CDS encoding NUDIX domain-containing protein, whose protein sequence is MTTSHYADRVSHPALAVTVDLVVLTVRADTLSVLLVERGEEPFLGRWALPGGFVRPDEDLPAAAERELAEETGLPRGLVHLEQLASYGAPGRDPRQRVVTVCYLALAPDLPVPRAGTDAADARWFPVAEAQGLAFDHDHLLADGVERARSKLEYSPLATAFCPPEFTVAELRKVYEAVWGTGLDPRNFHRKVTGAAGFLDPTGATTTRDGGRPAALFRRGPATTLHPPLLR
- a CDS encoding ABC transporter permease, with translation MPVYPALVAAGFRRWSTYRAATAAGALTNSIFGAIKAAVLVGTVGSAGAVAGYDLQQAATYAWISQALLAPVSVFADDEAARRVRTGDIAVDLARPVDPQLAAWATDLGRAAYLFLPRGIPPLLLGVVLTGLSLPPGPVPYLLGACCAVLGVSVSFAARWLVNLTAFWLTEIRGLLLLYTVLASSLTGLAIPVAWFPGWLETLAHATPFPSMLQAPIDVFLGRATGSEALRLIGVQLGWLAGLLLAGRVLLGAGSRRLVVQGG
- a CDS encoding ABC transporter permease; the encoded protein is MAEDRSAPYRALLGSRIRSQLSYRASFAADLLANVGIGAGEFVTLYVVFSRANTLGGLDVWQACLVFALANVTFAVGDLLLGHVDNLPTHVRTGTLDAFLLRPLPVLTQLATSDVSLKRIGRVLVAAAVFAVAWPHTGVELDARAALLLLVAVVGGTGVFTAVFVVAGALQFWLLDGKEAVNSITYGGSNAAQYPASLYSAPLRWLFCYVVPAAFVAYLPVLALLGEPGPAGLPAWLGWFSPVAAAAVWGIALLLWRRGVRHYTGSGS
- a CDS encoding ABC transporter ATP-binding protein — protein: MNALEIEDLVREYVVREKADGRFRRRRKVVRAVDGLSMRVAAGESVGFIGANGAGKSTTVKLLTGILVPTSGTVRTCGLDPVTRRRDLARRIGVVFGQRSQLWWDLPLRESFRLLAAIHRLPPTVWRPRLRDLDERLGLGEFLTTPVRQLSLGQRMRGEVAAALLHSPGLLLLDEPTIGLDVLSSERLRQFLRAERAERGTTLLLTTHDMGDVQRLCDRVLVVDRGRAAYDGDLPGLVRRVGARRVLVVDQREPVEPARVDDAELLAVEEGGLRLRYAFSAEETTAAAVLAQVSRRSDVSDLSVEEPDIADVLRTLYATSVGSAGRSEA
- a CDS encoding transcriptional regulator — protein: MSTGPQLDPAVQHPTKLAVVAFLSGCLEADFKSVRDRLELSDSALSRTLSGLEETGHVKVRKGFVGKRPRTWVSLTADGRRKLAGHLAALQAIAAGALAQASDLPAEPTEVA
- a CDS encoding YciI family protein — its product is MPFFAVTYAYSDDLSARDAVRPAHRQYLASLDELVLSGPTDDDGALLVFEAADVPAVEALLDADPFQLDGRVISSRTVVGWNPVLGRLQPSL
- a CDS encoding PLP-dependent aminotransferase family protein, which codes for MASLSASSLRHLLGDWHDDGPALRALADRIRLLLLDGRIPSGTRLPAERELAAALSVSRTTVAAAYARLRDQEHLHSVRGSGSVLRLPAGEQPAEAPHRSPATVDLTRAALPAAPEVQAAVEAAVADLRAHLPGDGYELLGVADLRRAVADRYTARGLPTTAEEVLVTLGAQHAVGLVCRAVLTPGDRVLVESPGYPHALDAARAAGGRPVAVPVTAAAGPGSGGWDEEALQEAFSRTRPALAYLMPGFHNPTGSVMPADQRRRVVDLARRHGTRLVVDETTNDLAFDGEVPAPFPADVVHVGSAAKSLWGGLRIGWVRADAATVRHLAAHRAPWELGTPVFEQLVVARCLPRLDEILVGRRRELRSRRDALVTGLAAQLPEWEVPHVDGGLALWVRLPTPASSALAVAARRHGVLLTAGPRFGLDGAFERHLRLPFNADAATVRDTVPLLARAWREVGTSVPAPRPFEVVV